One genomic segment of Actinoplanes ianthinogenes includes these proteins:
- the obgE gene encoding GTPase ObgE has translation MTTFVDRVVLHLQAGDGGHGCVSVHREKFKPLGGPDGGNGGHGGSITLVVDPQQHTLLDFHFHPHVKASNGGGGAGANRDGANGKDLVLKVPDGTVVLTTDGEVLADLVGTGTEFEVARGGRGGRGNRSLANTRRKVPGFAELGEPGDQLDVVLELKSVADVGLVGFPSAGKSSLISVLSAAKPKIADYPFTTLVPNLGVVQAGEETFVIADVPGLIPGAATGKGLGMQFLRHIERTSVLVHVLDAATPEIDRDPLADLDAIEAELSAYGGLEDRPRLVALNKIDIPDGRDLADIVRPDLEARGYQVYEVSAVTREGLREFNYALAKAVAEFRAAKPVVEATRVVLRPRAVDDTGFTIEQDEDGVYVIRGAQVERWIKQTNFDNDEAVGYLADRLERLGVEEKLGKLGAQAGDPVRIGTREFDWQPNAGEYVSGPRGSDARLEELDHRPSAAQRLAARKARRVRSEDEIAHMAADGTVTSVANSQLPVLVTDEDDTDE, from the coding sequence GTGACCACGTTCGTCGACCGGGTCGTGCTGCACCTGCAAGCGGGTGACGGCGGGCACGGCTGTGTCTCCGTGCACCGGGAGAAGTTCAAGCCGCTCGGTGGCCCGGACGGCGGCAACGGCGGGCACGGCGGCAGCATCACGCTGGTCGTCGACCCGCAGCAGCACACCCTGCTGGACTTCCACTTCCACCCGCACGTCAAGGCGAGCAACGGCGGCGGTGGCGCCGGCGCCAACCGGGACGGGGCGAACGGCAAGGACCTGGTCCTCAAGGTGCCGGACGGCACGGTGGTGCTGACCACCGACGGCGAGGTGCTGGCCGACCTGGTCGGCACCGGCACCGAGTTCGAGGTGGCCCGCGGTGGCCGTGGCGGCCGGGGCAACCGCTCGCTCGCGAACACCCGCCGCAAGGTGCCCGGCTTCGCCGAGCTGGGTGAGCCCGGCGACCAGCTGGACGTGGTGCTGGAGCTGAAGAGCGTCGCCGACGTCGGCCTGGTCGGCTTCCCCTCGGCCGGCAAGTCGTCGCTGATCTCGGTGCTCTCCGCGGCCAAGCCGAAGATCGCCGACTACCCGTTCACCACCCTGGTGCCCAACCTCGGCGTGGTGCAGGCCGGCGAGGAGACCTTCGTCATCGCGGACGTGCCCGGGCTGATCCCCGGTGCGGCCACCGGCAAGGGCCTGGGCATGCAGTTCCTCCGGCACATCGAGCGCACCTCGGTGCTGGTGCACGTGCTGGACGCGGCCACCCCGGAGATCGACCGGGACCCGCTGGCCGACCTCGACGCGATCGAGGCCGAGCTCAGCGCTTACGGCGGCCTGGAGGACCGGCCCCGGCTGGTGGCGCTCAACAAGATCGACATCCCGGACGGGCGGGACCTGGCCGACATCGTCCGGCCGGATCTGGAGGCCCGCGGCTACCAGGTGTACGAGGTGAGCGCGGTGACCCGGGAGGGTCTCCGGGAGTTCAACTACGCGCTGGCCAAGGCCGTCGCCGAGTTCCGGGCCGCGAAGCCGGTGGTCGAGGCGACCCGGGTGGTGCTGCGCCCGCGCGCGGTGGACGACACCGGCTTCACCATCGAGCAGGACGAGGACGGCGTCTACGTGATCCGCGGCGCCCAGGTGGAGCGCTGGATCAAGCAGACCAACTTCGACAACGACGAGGCGGTCGGTTACCTGGCCGACCGGCTGGAGCGGCTCGGCGTCGAGGAGAAGCTCGGCAAGCTCGGCGCCCAGGCCGGCGACCCGGTCCGGATCGGCACCCGCGAGTTCGACTGGCAGCCGAATGCCGGTGAGTACGTCTCCGGCCCGCGCGGCAGCGACGCCCGCCTGGAGGAGCTGGACCACCGGCCCTCCGCGGCGCAGCGGCTCGCCGCCCGCAAGGCCCGGCGGGTGCGCTCCGAGGACGAGATCGCGCACATGGCCGCCGACGGCACGGTCACCAGCGTCGCCAACTCGCAGCTGCCGGTGCTGGTTACCGACGAGGACGACACCGACGAATAG
- a CDS encoding GNAT family N-acetyltransferase: protein MLIESRPALDPELAALATAQQREMAESVPGAAAIFEPHDDVAYLIGVVNGRAVACAAWRAPERGAAELLRMYVRPAFRGRGLARQLIVAVEEEAFAAGCPVIRVETDLPAVSALCQSSGYHQLPGAGSRFEKRLPALVQ from the coding sequence GTGCTGATCGAATCGCGACCCGCCCTTGACCCCGAACTTGCCGCTCTCGCCACTGCTCAGCAGCGCGAGATGGCCGAGTCGGTGCCCGGGGCGGCCGCGATATTCGAGCCGCACGATGACGTGGCGTATCTGATCGGGGTGGTGAACGGACGGGCGGTCGCCTGCGCCGCCTGGCGGGCCCCCGAGCGCGGGGCCGCCGAGCTGCTGCGCATGTACGTCCGCCCGGCGTTCCGCGGCCGCGGCCTGGCCCGCCAGCTGATCGTGGCGGTCGAGGAGGAGGCGTTCGCCGCGGGCTGCCCGGTCATCCGGGTGGAGACCGACCTGCCCGCGGTGAGCGCCCTCTGCCAGTCCTCGGGGTATCACCAACTGCCCGGCGCCGGGAGTCGCTTCGAGAAGCGGCTCCCCGCGTTAGTCCAGTAG
- the trpS gene encoding tryptophan--tRNA ligase — protein sequence MTITVTAAPTRTRRLTGFQSTGNLHLGNLLGAMRPLIAAQDAADSVVLIADLHAMTVEHDPAQVRACALEQATIMLAAGVDPERTPIVLQSQVREHTELHYLLECVAGYGEAARMIQFKEKSAAGGPVRLSLLTYPVLMAADILLYDVDQVPVGEDQNQHLELTRTLAVRFNTRYGETFRVPEGVRPDSAARIMDLAEPAAKMSKSTGTGRIGLLDPPEVIRKTVARAATDTLALVRRDRANQPGVTNLIDILAGCTGRAPADPTSYAALKREVVDAVEALLAPIRARHGELSADPAFVRRVLADGAERVRPTAAATVRRARAAIGLLD from the coding sequence ATGACCATCACCGTGACCGCCGCGCCGACCCGGACCCGCCGCCTCACCGGCTTCCAGTCGACCGGCAACCTGCACCTGGGCAACCTGCTGGGCGCGATGCGCCCGCTGATCGCGGCGCAGGACGCCGCGGACTCCGTCGTGCTGATCGCGGACCTGCACGCGATGACCGTCGAGCACGACCCCGCCCAGGTCCGCGCCTGCGCGCTGGAGCAGGCGACGATCATGCTGGCCGCCGGGGTGGACCCGGAACGCACCCCGATCGTCCTGCAGTCCCAGGTCCGCGAGCACACCGAGCTGCACTACCTGCTGGAGTGCGTGGCCGGGTACGGCGAGGCGGCCCGGATGATCCAGTTCAAGGAGAAGTCGGCGGCCGGCGGCCCGGTCCGGCTCAGCCTGCTCACCTACCCGGTGCTGATGGCCGCGGACATCCTGCTCTACGACGTCGACCAGGTGCCGGTCGGCGAGGACCAGAACCAGCACCTGGAGCTCACCCGCACGCTCGCCGTCCGGTTCAACACCAGGTACGGCGAGACCTTCCGGGTGCCCGAAGGGGTCCGCCCGGACTCCGCGGCCCGGATCATGGACCTGGCCGAGCCGGCCGCCAAGATGAGCAAGAGCACCGGCACCGGCCGGATCGGCCTGCTGGACCCGCCCGAGGTGATCCGCAAGACCGTCGCGCGGGCCGCCACGGACACCCTCGCTCTGGTGCGCCGGGACCGGGCGAACCAGCCCGGCGTGACCAACCTGATCGACATCCTGGCCGGGTGCACGGGTCGCGCGCCGGCCGACCCGACCTCCTACGCGGCACTGAAACGGGAGGTCGTGGACGCGGTGGAGGCGCTGCTCGCGCCGATCCGCGCGCGGCACGGTGAGCTTTCGGCAGACCCGGCTTTCGTACGGCGGGTGCTCGCGGACGGCGCCGAGCGGGTACGCCCGACCGCCGCGGCCACGGTGCGCCGGGCCCGCGCCGCGATCGGGCTACTGGACTAA
- the pepN gene encoding aminopeptidase N yields the protein MPTLTRAEAAERASLVDVESYHVDLDLTGDGDTFRSRTVVRFRARSGAATFVEFEPVAIASMTLNGQPVPATAADGARLALHGLAETNELVVDATMRYSNNGEGLHRYTDPADGAVYLYQHLFINNGGRVLPCFDQPDLKASFRVSVTAPAEWTVATNGRLVSRDGGRWEFAATERISTYLASLIAGPWHACVDEHDGIPLTLYARAALAEQLDAQAPEIFEVTKQCLDRFHEMFEIRYPFGHYQQAFAPEFNFGAMEYPGIVVFRDDLVPRSAMTHTEREYRASVIAHEMAHQWFGDLVTMAWWDDLWLNESFAEYLGSRVAAEATRFTGTWTTFALHRKAWGLRADQRPSTHPVAPSEVADTDQALLNFDGISYAKGASVLKQLVAWLGDEAFLAGVNAHFEAHAYGNATLADLLGALAKSGGRDLSGWAELWLRRAQVNTLRAEVRRDGDTYAEVAVVQTAPEGYGTLRPHRIGIGLYDHRDGAVVRRELIEAELDATGRTVLPGLAGQRVADLLLLNDGDLAYGKIRLDDESAAAVPLLLPLLTDSLSRAVIWASMLDSVVDGERPVAELVTLVLAALPVETETVIVEDVLRATRGLVDRYATAETRPAALELVAQAADRLLAASPAGGSRQLVAARGLIGATVDTARLRDWLAGDGVPDGLAVDADLRWLIRYRLAVLGATDPAGIEAELAADRSASGEQWAARCRAALPDPAAKEAAWAAIVGDAALSNRLAELTAIGFWQAEQRELLEPYVARYFAEMPEMMRIRSGMSAEKIALAAFPAVMVAERTRELAAGLLAGPGVNPILRRVVQDNDDDMRRALLARGLG from the coding sequence ATGCCGACCCTGACCCGTGCCGAGGCCGCCGAACGGGCGTCCCTCGTCGACGTCGAGAGCTACCACGTCGACCTGGATCTCACCGGGGACGGTGACACCTTCCGGTCCCGCACCGTGGTCCGATTCCGGGCCCGGTCCGGCGCCGCCACCTTCGTCGAGTTCGAGCCGGTCGCGATCGCCTCGATGACGCTGAACGGGCAGCCGGTCCCGGCCACCGCGGCCGACGGCGCCCGGCTCGCGCTGCACGGCCTGGCCGAGACGAACGAGCTGGTCGTCGACGCGACCATGCGGTATTCGAACAACGGCGAGGGCCTGCACCGCTACACCGACCCGGCGGACGGCGCGGTCTACCTCTACCAGCACCTGTTCATCAACAACGGTGGCCGGGTGCTGCCCTGCTTCGACCAGCCCGACCTGAAGGCGTCGTTCCGGGTGAGCGTGACCGCCCCGGCCGAGTGGACGGTGGCCACCAACGGGCGGCTGGTCTCCCGGGACGGCGGGCGCTGGGAGTTCGCCGCCACCGAGCGGATCTCGACGTACCTGGCCTCGCTGATCGCCGGCCCCTGGCACGCGTGCGTCGACGAGCACGACGGCATCCCGCTGACGCTGTACGCCCGCGCCGCCCTCGCCGAGCAGCTGGACGCCCAGGCCCCGGAGATCTTCGAGGTCACCAAGCAGTGCCTGGACCGGTTCCACGAGATGTTCGAGATCCGCTACCCGTTCGGGCACTACCAGCAGGCCTTCGCCCCGGAGTTCAACTTCGGCGCGATGGAGTACCCGGGCATCGTGGTGTTCCGCGACGACCTGGTGCCCCGCTCCGCGATGACGCACACCGAGCGGGAGTACCGGGCCAGCGTGATCGCCCACGAGATGGCCCATCAGTGGTTCGGCGACCTGGTCACCATGGCCTGGTGGGACGACCTGTGGCTGAACGAGTCGTTCGCCGAGTACCTGGGCTCCCGGGTGGCCGCCGAGGCGACCCGGTTCACCGGCACCTGGACCACCTTCGCCCTGCACCGCAAGGCCTGGGGGCTGCGCGCCGACCAGCGGCCGTCCACCCACCCGGTGGCGCCGTCCGAGGTGGCCGACACCGACCAGGCGCTGCTGAACTTCGACGGGATCTCGTACGCCAAGGGCGCCTCGGTGCTCAAGCAGCTGGTCGCCTGGCTCGGCGACGAGGCGTTCCTGGCCGGGGTGAACGCGCACTTCGAGGCGCACGCGTACGGCAACGCCACGCTCGCCGACCTGCTCGGGGCGCTCGCCAAGTCCGGTGGGCGGGACCTGTCCGGCTGGGCCGAGCTCTGGCTGCGCCGTGCCCAGGTGAACACGCTGCGGGCCGAGGTGCGGCGGGACGGGGACACGTACGCCGAGGTGGCGGTCGTGCAGACGGCGCCGGAGGGGTACGGCACGCTGCGGCCGCACCGGATCGGGATCGGGCTGTACGACCACCGGGACGGTGCCGTCGTCCGGCGGGAGCTGATCGAGGCGGAACTGGACGCGACCGGGCGGACCGTGCTGCCGGGGCTGGCCGGGCAGCGGGTGGCCGACCTTCTGCTGCTCAATGACGGGGATCTGGCGTACGGAAAGATCCGTCTCGACGACGAGTCGGCCGCCGCCGTCCCGCTGCTGCTCCCGCTGCTCACCGACTCGCTGTCCCGCGCCGTGATCTGGGCCTCGATGCTGGACTCCGTGGTCGACGGCGAGCGCCCGGTGGCCGAGCTGGTCACCCTGGTGCTGGCCGCGCTGCCGGTGGAGACCGAGACGGTGATCGTCGAGGACGTGCTGCGCGCCACCCGTGGCCTGGTCGACCGGTACGCCACCGCGGAGACCCGCCCGGCCGCCCTGGAACTGGTCGCCCAGGCCGCCGACCGGCTGCTCGCCGCGTCCCCGGCCGGTGGCTCCCGGCAGCTGGTCGCGGCGCGCGGACTGATCGGCGCCACCGTCGACACCGCCCGCCTGCGCGACTGGCTGGCCGGCGACGGGGTGCCGGACGGGCTGGCCGTCGACGCCGACCTGCGCTGGCTGATCCGGTACCGGCTGGCCGTGCTGGGTGCGACCGACCCGGCGGGGATCGAGGCCGAGCTGGCCGCCGACCGCAGCGCGAGCGGCGAGCAGTGGGCCGCCCGGTGCCGGGCCGCGCTGCCCGACCCGGCGGCCAAGGAGGCGGCGTGGGCGGCGATCGTCGGGGACGCCGCGCTCTCCAACCGGCTGGCCGAGCTGACCGCGATCGGATTCTGGCAGGCCGAGCAGCGGGAGTTGCTGGAGCCGTATGTGGCGCGGTATTTCGCCGAGATGCCGGAGATGATGCGGATCCGCTCGGGGATGAGCGCCGAGAAGATCGCGCTCGCGGCGTTCCCGGCGGTGATGGTCGCCGAGCGGACCCGGGAGCTGGCCGCCGGGCTGCTGGCCGGGCCGGGGGTGAACCCGATCCTGCGGCGGGTGGTGCAGGACAACGACGACGACATGCGGCGTGCGCTGCTGGCCCGCGGCCTCGGTTGA
- a CDS encoding ATP-binding protein, which translates to MEWSAELSSGLLQAAPDAILVLDGMRIVLANDRAGQMYGWPSAELVGQSVDVLLTDGSRALVPERQELILSGRPGSIGTVVTSARRRDGTEFPVESSTAIVETPQGRFAVTVVRDVTDRLRAEEEKNRLRAEAHTHRSQRLESLGQLAGGIAHDFNNMLGVILNYANFVIEEAEAAEPDLAAIAADAKQVVRAGTRGTDLTHQLLAFARRDVVRPQPLDLNAVIGELEETLRASLGDQVTLLYRPGPDLPSVTWDPGQVEQMLTSLVANARDAMPNGGNLVIDTGSLGDRVRLRICDSGRGMPADVVDRAFDPFFTTKPKGEATGLGLATVYGIVTQAGGEVSLTSEPGLGTTVTVLLPAGEPVVPETAEEAPAATRGHGETVLVAEDEDALRDVAGRILSGAGYQVLTAECGATALEVAARHPGEIDLLLSDVVMPGMLGKELAERLTDVRPKTRVLYMSGYAQPVLASQGNLDPGVVLLEKPFSANDLLTAVRKRLDG; encoded by the coding sequence GTGGAATGGTCCGCTGAATTGTCCAGCGGCCTGTTACAGGCCGCGCCGGACGCGATCCTGGTCCTCGACGGCATGCGGATCGTGCTGGCCAACGACCGGGCCGGGCAGATGTACGGCTGGCCCAGCGCCGAGCTGGTCGGCCAGTCCGTCGACGTCCTGCTCACCGACGGGTCCCGGGCCCTGGTGCCGGAGCGCCAGGAGCTGATCCTGTCCGGCCGGCCCGGCTCGATCGGCACCGTGGTGACCAGCGCCCGCCGCCGGGACGGCACCGAGTTCCCGGTCGAGTCGTCCACCGCGATCGTCGAGACGCCGCAGGGCCGGTTCGCCGTCACGGTGGTCCGCGACGTCACCGACCGGTTGCGCGCCGAGGAGGAGAAGAACCGGCTGCGCGCCGAGGCGCACACCCACCGCAGTCAGCGGCTGGAGAGCCTCGGTCAGCTGGCCGGCGGCATCGCCCACGACTTCAACAACATGCTCGGCGTGATCCTCAACTACGCCAACTTCGTGATCGAGGAGGCCGAGGCCGCCGAGCCCGACCTGGCGGCGATCGCGGCCGACGCCAAGCAGGTGGTCCGGGCCGGCACCCGCGGCACCGACCTCACCCACCAGTTGCTCGCCTTCGCCCGCCGGGACGTGGTCCGGCCGCAGCCGCTCGACCTGAACGCGGTTATCGGCGAGCTGGAGGAGACGCTGCGCGCGTCGCTGGGCGACCAGGTCACCCTGCTCTACCGGCCCGGCCCGGACCTGCCGTCGGTCACCTGGGACCCCGGGCAGGTCGAGCAGATGCTGACCAGCCTGGTGGCCAACGCCCGGGACGCGATGCCGAACGGCGGCAACCTGGTGATCGACACCGGCAGCCTGGGTGACCGGGTCCGGCTGCGGATCTGCGACTCCGGCCGGGGGATGCCGGCCGACGTGGTGGACCGGGCGTTCGACCCGTTCTTCACCACCAAGCCCAAGGGCGAGGCGACCGGCCTCGGCCTGGCCACCGTCTACGGCATCGTCACCCAGGCCGGCGGCGAGGTGAGCCTGACCAGCGAGCCGGGCCTGGGCACCACGGTCACCGTGCTGCTCCCGGCCGGCGAGCCGGTGGTGCCGGAGACGGCCGAGGAGGCGCCGGCCGCCACCCGCGGGCACGGCGAGACCGTGCTGGTGGCCGAGGACGAGGACGCGCTGCGCGACGTGGCCGGCCGGATCCTCTCCGGCGCGGGTTACCAGGTGCTCACGGCGGAGTGCGGCGCCACGGCCCTGGAGGTGGCGGCCCGGCACCCCGGCGAGATCGATCTGCTGCTCAGCGACGTGGTGATGCCCGGGATGCTGGGCAAGGAGCTGGCCGAGCGGCTGACCGACGTGCGCCCGAAGACGCGGGTGCTGTACATGTCCGGTTATGCCCAGCCGGTGCTGGCCTCGCAGGGGAACCTGGACCCCGGCGTCGTGCTGCTGGAGAAGCCGTTCTCCGCCAATGACCTGCTGACCGCCGTCCGGAAACGACTGGACGGCTGA
- the nadD gene encoding nicotinate-nucleotide adenylyltransferase → MSSRRVGIMGGTFDPIHHGHLVAASEVQARFQLDEVMFVPTGQPYEKGKVSPAEDRYLMTVIATASNPRFHVSRADMDRDGPTYTVDTLRDMRAVYGQSAELYFITGADALARIMSWRDALTMLGLAHFIGVTRPGFELSAANLPEESVTLVEVPAMAISSSDCRRRVAEGLPVWYLVPDGVVQYINKRGLYRDSGFVGPA, encoded by the coding sequence ATGTCCAGCAGGCGCGTCGGGATCATGGGTGGGACCTTCGATCCCATCCACCACGGCCATCTGGTCGCCGCGAGTGAGGTGCAGGCCCGGTTCCAGCTGGACGAGGTGATGTTCGTCCCGACCGGGCAGCCGTACGAAAAGGGAAAGGTCTCGCCCGCCGAGGACCGCTACCTGATGACGGTGATCGCCACCGCCTCCAACCCGCGCTTCCACGTGAGCCGGGCGGACATGGACCGGGACGGGCCCACCTACACCGTCGACACCCTGCGCGACATGCGGGCCGTCTACGGACAGTCCGCCGAGCTGTACTTCATCACCGGCGCGGACGCGCTGGCCCGGATCATGTCCTGGCGCGACGCCCTGACCATGCTGGGCCTGGCGCACTTCATCGGGGTGACCCGGCCGGGCTTCGAGCTCTCCGCGGCGAACCTGCCGGAGGAGAGCGTGACCCTGGTCGAGGTGCCGGCGATGGCCATCTCGTCGAGCGACTGCCGCCGGCGGGTCGCCGAGGGTCTCCCGGTCTGGTACCTGGTCCCGGATGGTGTCGTGCAGTACATCAACAAGCGAGGGCTGTATCGGGACTCGGGGTTTGTCGGACCCGCGTGA
- the rsfS gene encoding ribosome silencing factor, with protein MPINERAYELAMTAAQAAADKKAQDISVIDVGDQLAITDAFVIASASNERQVVAIVDAIEEALVNLPEKAKPVRREGERQGRWVLLDYIDIVVHVQHSEEREFYALDKLWKDCPTIPFVDRDMVDAGATGTEAP; from the coding sequence TTGCCGATTAACGAGCGCGCTTACGAACTGGCGATGACGGCCGCGCAGGCCGCCGCCGACAAGAAGGCGCAGGACATCTCCGTCATCGACGTGGGCGACCAGCTCGCCATCACCGACGCCTTCGTGATCGCTTCCGCGTCGAACGAGCGTCAGGTGGTCGCGATCGTCGACGCCATCGAGGAAGCCCTGGTCAACCTGCCGGAGAAGGCGAAACCGGTGCGGCGCGAGGGCGAGCGTCAGGGCCGCTGGGTGCTGCTGGACTACATCGACATCGTGGTCCACGTGCAGCACTCCGAGGAGCGCGAGTTCTACGCCCTGGACAAGCTGTGGAAGGACTGCCCGACGATTCCGTTCGTCGACCGTGACATGGTCGACGCCGGTGCCACGGGCACCGAGGCTCCGTGA
- a CDS encoding histidine phosphatase family protein, which translates to MTRRLLVWRHGNTDWNAGSRVQGQTDVPLNDLGRRQAAQAAELLAAMRPDAIVSSDLRRAADTAAALAALTGHAVTHDERLRERHFGAWQGLTMDEVALARPLEFARWKAGEEVGGDVEDLDVLGKRVSDALEDAATLGATVVVATHGAAVRQGVAHLLGWPREQIRTLRALQNCHWVELSHDEARGWQLGAYNVGVFAERPVPPPV; encoded by the coding sequence GTGACCCGCCGCCTGCTGGTCTGGCGGCACGGCAACACCGACTGGAACGCGGGCAGCCGCGTCCAGGGGCAGACCGACGTGCCGCTCAACGACCTCGGTCGCCGGCAGGCGGCGCAGGCGGCGGAGCTGCTGGCGGCGATGCGGCCGGACGCGATCGTCTCCAGCGATCTGCGGCGGGCCGCCGACACCGCCGCCGCGCTGGCCGCCCTGACCGGGCACGCGGTGACCCACGACGAGCGGCTGCGCGAGCGGCACTTCGGCGCCTGGCAGGGCCTCACCATGGACGAGGTGGCTCTCGCGAGGCCGCTCGAGTTCGCCCGGTGGAAAGCCGGCGAGGAGGTCGGCGGCGACGTCGAGGACCTCGACGTGCTGGGCAAACGGGTCAGCGACGCGCTTGAGGACGCGGCCACGCTGGGCGCCACCGTGGTGGTCGCCACGCACGGGGCGGCGGTCCGGCAGGGCGTCGCGCACCTGCTCGGCTGGCCCCGCGAGCAGATCCGCACGCTGCGCGCCCTGCAGAATTGTCACTGGGTCGAGCTGTCCCACGACGAGGCGCGTGGGTGGCAGCTGGGGGCGTACAACGTGGGCGTCTTCGCCGAGCGGCCGGTCCCGCCACCGGTCTGA
- a CDS encoding DegV family protein, translating into MAIAVVTDSTAYLPAELDGRYELTIVPLTVVINGWDGIEGLEISPAEVARALGARRSSVSTSRPAPSQFAEQYRRLLDGGADGVVSVHLSAKLSGTFEAAQLAAAEIGPQVRVVDSGTAAMGLGFPALAAAFAASQGHDLAAVEQAAVEHAARVSTFFYVDTLEFLRRGGRIGAASALVGTALSVKPILHVADGVVVVKDKVRTAGRALSRLVDLAVEAAGPGEADVAVHHLGTPERANALVDAISMRLGDRLQDCYLTEVGAVVAAHTGPGLAGVVVHRRA; encoded by the coding sequence ATGGCCATCGCGGTCGTCACCGATTCCACCGCCTATCTGCCCGCCGAGCTCGACGGGCGCTATGAGCTGACCATCGTGCCGCTCACCGTCGTGATCAACGGGTGGGACGGCATCGAGGGCCTGGAGATCTCCCCGGCCGAGGTGGCGCGGGCTCTCGGCGCGCGCCGTTCCTCGGTGAGCACCTCCCGGCCCGCCCCGTCCCAGTTCGCCGAGCAGTATCGGCGGCTGCTCGACGGCGGCGCCGACGGTGTCGTCTCGGTGCACCTGTCCGCCAAGCTCTCCGGCACCTTCGAGGCGGCCCAGCTGGCCGCCGCCGAGATCGGCCCGCAGGTGCGGGTGGTGGACAGCGGCACCGCGGCGATGGGCCTGGGCTTCCCGGCGCTGGCCGCCGCCTTCGCCGCCTCGCAGGGGCACGACCTGGCCGCGGTGGAGCAGGCCGCGGTCGAGCACGCGGCCCGGGTCAGCACCTTCTTCTACGTCGACACGCTGGAGTTCCTGCGCCGCGGCGGCCGGATCGGGGCCGCGTCGGCGCTGGTCGGCACCGCCCTGTCGGTCAAGCCGATCCTGCACGTGGCGGACGGCGTGGTGGTGGTCAAGGACAAGGTCCGCACCGCCGGGCGGGCGCTGAGCCGCCTGGTCGACCTGGCGGTGGAGGCCGCCGGGCCGGGTGAGGCCGACGTCGCGGTCCACCACCTGGGCACCCCGGAGCGGGCGAACGCGCTGGTCGACGCGATCTCGATGCGACTCGGCGACCGGCTGCAGGACTGCTATCTGACCGAGGTGGGCGCGGTGGTCGCGGCACACACCGGCCCGGGACTGGCCGGCGTCGTCGTGCACCGGCGTGCCTGA
- a CDS encoding putative protein N(5)-glutamine methyltransferase, which produces MTRDQAILQLRAAGCVFAEEEADVLAEAAADDATMRALVGRRCAGEPLEQVVGYADFGGVRVRLRPGVFVPRVRSELLVRLAADEAAGHPEPLVVDLCCGSGALGLAVRHRLPGITLHAADLDPAAVACAQDNLGENVHQGDLFTALPAPLRGRITVLLANVPYVAIRHLEFLPAEARDHEPATALDGGDDGLAVFRAVLAGARSWLAPDGLLLSEITEAQVGAAVAAVDENGLTPAVHTDDDLDARVITARR; this is translated from the coding sequence GTGACCCGAGACCAGGCAATCCTTCAGCTCCGCGCGGCCGGCTGCGTGTTCGCCGAGGAGGAGGCGGACGTGCTGGCCGAGGCCGCCGCCGACGACGCCACGATGCGGGCGCTGGTCGGTCGGCGCTGCGCCGGGGAGCCCCTGGAGCAGGTGGTCGGTTACGCCGACTTCGGCGGCGTCCGGGTCCGCCTGCGCCCCGGCGTCTTCGTCCCCCGGGTCCGCAGCGAGTTGCTGGTCCGCCTGGCCGCCGACGAGGCGGCCGGTCATCCGGAGCCGCTGGTGGTCGACCTCTGCTGCGGCTCCGGCGCGCTCGGCCTGGCGGTCCGCCACCGACTACCCGGCATCACCCTGCACGCCGCCGACCTGGACCCGGCCGCGGTCGCCTGCGCCCAGGACAACCTCGGCGAGAACGTCCACCAGGGCGACCTCTTCACCGCCCTCCCCGCGCCGCTCCGCGGCCGGATCACCGTGCTGCTCGCCAACGTCCCCTACGTAGCCATCCGCCATCTGGAGTTCCTGCCGGCCGAGGCCCGCGACCACGAGCCGGCGACCGCCCTGGACGGCGGCGACGACGGCCTGGCCGTTTTCCGGGCGGTCCTCGCCGGGGCGCGGAGCTGGCTGGCCCCGGACGGCCTGCTGCTGTCCGAGATCACCGAGGCGCAGGTCGGCGCGGCGGTGGCAGCCGTCGACGAGAATGGATTGACGCCCGCAGTCCACACCGACGATGATCTCGACGCCCGTGTGATCACCGCGAGACGTTAG